A window from Pseudomonas alloputida encodes these proteins:
- a CDS encoding LysR family transcriptional regulator — translation MALDMLREIQAFVSVAHKRSFVAAARALGRSPSAVTRAVQTLEDNAGSKLLNRNANAVTLTEAGERLLPHAERLLDVQRDAADELAALSGNAQGWIRFAAPQLLGEHVLPQVLAEFSRRHPQVTLDVQYSDEALDPLQGKFDFVVRGAFPQSSELIGYPLWPYRRHLYASPAYLALAGTPQHPEDLDGHTLILHTAPRILKAWHFCHNDQITSLRPRPRLRLGSGGAVYHSTLAGAGIARLAAWVGEAQVKAGRLVRVCPQYRLTSSSGQDPQMHAVYPAGELPTRVRDLLAALRRAGPLH, via the coding sequence ATGGCACTGGACATGCTGCGGGAAATTCAGGCGTTCGTCAGCGTGGCGCACAAGCGCAGCTTCGTTGCTGCCGCCCGCGCCCTGGGGCGTTCACCCAGCGCAGTTACGCGCGCGGTACAAACCCTGGAAGACAATGCGGGAAGCAAACTGCTCAACCGCAACGCCAACGCCGTCACCCTGACCGAGGCCGGCGAGCGCTTGCTGCCGCATGCCGAACGCTTGCTGGATGTGCAACGCGATGCAGCCGACGAATTGGCCGCGCTCAGCGGCAACGCCCAAGGCTGGATTCGCTTTGCCGCGCCGCAACTGCTGGGAGAGCATGTGCTACCGCAAGTGCTTGCCGAGTTTTCCCGCCGCCACCCTCAGGTGACCCTGGACGTGCAGTACAGCGACGAAGCCCTTGACCCGCTGCAAGGTAAATTCGACTTCGTGGTGCGCGGCGCCTTCCCGCAATCGAGCGAGCTGATCGGCTACCCGCTTTGGCCCTACCGGCGCCACCTGTATGCCAGCCCGGCATATCTGGCCCTGGCTGGCACACCGCAACATCCGGAAGACCTGGATGGACACACCTTGATCCTGCATACCGCGCCACGCATCCTCAAGGCCTGGCACTTTTGCCACAATGACCAGATCACCAGCCTTCGCCCCAGGCCCAGGCTCCGCCTGGGCTCAGGAGGCGCGGTGTACCACAGCACCCTGGCCGGCGCCGGCATCGCTCGCCTTGCCGCCTGGGTCGGCGAAGCACAGGTCAAGGCCGGCCGCCTGGTGCGGGTGTGCCCGCAGTACCGCTTGACGTCCAGTAGCGGCCAGGACCCACAGATGCATGCTGTATACCCTGCCGGCGAGTTGCCGACGCGAGTGCGTGACTTGCTGGCCGCCCTGCGCCGAGCCGGCCCGCTGCACTGA
- a CDS encoding RcnB family protein, translated as MKLHYLLLAALPCLPLSVSAAPSSEESITAPETHNRELNVGDKAPDQYKRDDQAIQDWKAKGLPEPEKESHWVRMGKHYVLVQITNGVVLAIQPAS; from the coding sequence ATGAAACTGCACTATCTGCTACTCGCCGCCCTGCCTTGCCTGCCCCTGAGCGTCAGCGCCGCCCCCTCGAGCGAAGAAAGCATCACAGCCCCCGAAACCCACAACCGTGAACTGAACGTCGGCGACAAGGCCCCGGACCAGTACAAACGCGATGACCAGGCCATCCAGGACTGGAAAGCCAAAGGCCTGCCCGAACCGGAAAAGGAAAGCCATTGGGTGCGCATGGGCAAGCATTATGTGCTGGTGCAGATCACCAATGGCGTGGTGCTGGCGATTCAACCAGCATCCTGA
- a CDS encoding sulfite exporter TauE/SafE family protein has protein sequence MMDIAVLSVFAFAAGLIDAAVGGGGLIQIPALFNVLPSAQPAALLGSNKLASVCGTAFAARSFIRKVTLDWGLIVPAALSAFVMSFAGAATVSLVPPSVMRPAVLVLIVLMAVYTFCKKDFGTLHTPAQVGRKEQCLAVLIGGAIGFYDGLFGPGTGSFLIFLFIRFFALDFLHASASAKVVNIATNLAALVFFVPTGNVLYAIALPMAVCNILGALTGTWLAVRKGAGFVRGLFLVLLCVLIAKLSWDLLAG, from the coding sequence ATGATGGATATTGCTGTGCTTTCTGTGTTCGCCTTCGCCGCTGGGTTGATCGACGCCGCGGTGGGTGGCGGCGGGCTGATCCAGATCCCGGCCTTGTTCAACGTGTTGCCCTCCGCGCAACCGGCCGCCTTGCTCGGCAGCAACAAACTGGCGTCCGTGTGCGGCACGGCCTTCGCGGCCCGCTCGTTCATCCGTAAAGTGACGCTGGATTGGGGGTTGATCGTACCGGCGGCACTCAGTGCCTTTGTCATGTCGTTCGCGGGGGCCGCCACGGTGTCACTGGTACCCCCCAGCGTGATGCGTCCGGCGGTGCTGGTGCTGATCGTGCTGATGGCTGTCTACACCTTCTGCAAGAAGGACTTCGGCACCTTGCACACACCTGCCCAGGTCGGCCGCAAGGAGCAGTGCCTGGCAGTGCTGATCGGCGGTGCTATCGGCTTCTACGATGGCCTGTTCGGCCCGGGCACCGGTAGCTTCCTGATCTTCCTGTTCATCCGCTTCTTTGCCCTGGACTTCCTGCACGCCTCGGCTTCGGCCAAGGTGGTGAACATTGCCACCAACCTGGCGGCGCTGGTGTTCTTCGTGCCGACGGGCAACGTGCTGTACGCCATAGCCTTGCCCATGGCAGTGTGCAACATTCTCGGCGCGCTGACCGGTACCTGGCTGGCGGTACGCAAGGGTGCCGGGTTTGTCCGCGGGCTGTTCCTGGTGCTGTTGTGTGTGCTGATCGCCAAGCTGTCGTGGGACCTGCTGGCCGGCTAG
- a CDS encoding SLC13 family permease, which translates to MNHELLWVLGLLAIVIILFVINRPRMDVVALLVILALPLLGILTVEQALAGFSDPNVVLIAALFVIGEGLVRTGIAYRIGEWMSERAGNSEARLLVLLMVAVAGLGSIMSSTGVVAIFIPVVLSIAARLQLSPSRLMMPLAFAGLISGMLSLVATPPNVVVHSELVRHGEAGFSFFSFTPFGLVVLVLGIGYMLLTRHWLNGEVRKDGRVESRRTLLDLVLDYKLNGRERRLRIRPQSPLIGHNLGELQLRTRHGANVIGIERQHKFTTRVIAADSGTVLHQGDVLLLDLFAKHDDLRSLCQTMHLEPLHFKAAYFIDQSQDLGMAEVSLPPGSQLIGKSILELAFRTRYGLNVVGLRRDQAAIEEQLVEEKLRLGDTLLVVGPWKAVRQLQSKPKDFLVLSLPAEIDLVAPARTRAPQALLSLAVMVGLMVSGAVPNVIAALIGCLLMGAGRCIDMNSAYRAIHWQSLVLIVGMLPFAQALQKTGGIDLAVGGLVNVLGGAGPSAILACLFAVTAVIGLFISNTATAVLMAPVAVSTAAQLGMSPYPFAMTVALAASAAFMTPVSSPVNTLVLGPGQYRFADFVKIGVPFTVLVMLVTVVMVPWFFGL; encoded by the coding sequence ATGAACCATGAGTTGCTCTGGGTCCTCGGCCTGCTGGCCATCGTGATCATCCTGTTCGTCATCAACCGCCCACGCATGGACGTGGTCGCGCTGCTGGTGATTCTCGCCCTGCCACTACTCGGCATCCTTACCGTGGAACAGGCCCTGGCCGGGTTCAGCGACCCCAACGTGGTGCTGATCGCCGCGCTGTTCGTGATTGGCGAAGGCCTGGTGCGCACCGGCATTGCCTATCGCATCGGCGAATGGATGAGCGAGCGGGCCGGCAATAGCGAAGCACGCCTGCTGGTACTGCTGATGGTGGCGGTGGCCGGGCTGGGATCGATAATGAGCTCCACCGGCGTGGTGGCCATTTTCATCCCGGTGGTGCTGAGCATCGCTGCGCGCCTGCAGCTGTCACCCAGCCGCCTGATGATGCCACTGGCTTTTGCCGGCCTCATCAGTGGCATGCTCAGCCTGGTCGCTACACCGCCCAACGTGGTGGTGCACAGCGAGCTGGTCCGCCATGGCGAAGCGGGGTTCAGCTTCTTCAGCTTTACCCCGTTCGGCCTGGTGGTGCTGGTACTGGGCATTGGCTACATGCTGCTGACCCGGCACTGGCTCAACGGTGAAGTGCGTAAGGACGGCCGGGTGGAAAGCCGCCGCACCTTGCTGGACCTGGTACTGGACTACAAGCTCAACGGCCGTGAACGACGCCTGCGCATCCGCCCTCAGTCGCCGCTGATCGGCCACAACCTTGGCGAACTGCAACTGCGCACCAGACACGGCGCCAACGTGATCGGTATCGAGCGCCAGCACAAGTTCACAACGCGCGTGATCGCGGCCGACTCGGGCACCGTGTTGCATCAGGGCGACGTGCTGCTGCTCGATCTGTTCGCCAAGCATGACGACCTGCGCAGCCTATGCCAAACCATGCACCTGGAGCCGCTGCACTTCAAGGCCGCGTACTTCATCGACCAGTCCCAGGATTTGGGAATGGCTGAGGTCTCGCTGCCGCCCGGCTCGCAGTTGATCGGCAAGAGTATTCTCGAACTGGCGTTTCGCACCCGCTATGGCCTCAACGTGGTCGGCCTGCGCCGCGATCAGGCCGCTATCGAAGAGCAACTGGTGGAAGAAAAGCTGCGCCTTGGCGACACGCTGCTGGTAGTCGGCCCGTGGAAGGCAGTACGCCAATTGCAAAGCAAGCCCAAAGATTTCCTGGTCCTGAGCTTGCCCGCCGAGATCGACCTGGTCGCACCAGCCCGCACTCGCGCGCCGCAAGCGTTGCTTAGCCTGGCGGTAATGGTCGGGCTAATGGTCAGCGGCGCCGTACCCAATGTCATTGCAGCGTTGATCGGCTGCTTGCTGATGGGCGCAGGCCGTTGCATCGACATGAACAGTGCCTACCGCGCCATCCACTGGCAAAGCCTGGTGCTGATCGTGGGCATGCTGCCCTTCGCCCAGGCGCTGCAGAAAACCGGCGGCATCGACCTGGCGGTGGGTGGGCTGGTGAACGTGCTGGGTGGTGCCGGCCCCAGCGCCATTCTTGCCTGCCTGTTCGCCGTCACCGCAGTGATCGGGCTGTTCATTTCCAACACCGCCACCGCGGTTCTGATGGCGCCGGTGGCTGTCAGCACTGCGGCGCAGCTGGGCATGTCGCCCTACCCGTTCGCCATGACCGTCGCACTGGCCGCGTCAGCGGCATTCATGACGCCGGTGTCATCACCGGTCAACACGCTGGTGCTTGGGCCCGGGCAATACCGCTTCGCTGACTTCGTCAAGATTGGCGTGCCGTTCACCGTGCTGGTGATGCTGGTTACCGTCGTGATGGTGCCGTGGTTCTTCGGGCTGTGA
- a CDS encoding OprD family porin, which translates to MQGFTAPRFSSSARLAGGCIAAALCAEATAEEAGFIEGARATLQARNYFFSRDYADIKGASTQSRTQEWAQGFILNASSGYTQGTLGVGVDVTGLLGFKLDSSPEHARSGLLPSLDSGKSADEYSRLGAAIKFKVSQTELKVGELMPNLPVLLFSDLRLLPPTYQGAMLESREFAGLTLSAGQFRSTSLRDSSNSQKMYALVNDPINPARLARFTSDRFNYVGADYAFNDNRTSVGVWQAQLEDIYQQRFYSFKHAEPLGSWTLGVNAGYFDAREDGSKVAGDYDNHALFSLFSAKTGGHTFYVGYQQIGGDDGFIQVGANTNPMGNTLPTYEFSAPGERSWQVRHDYNFVALGLPGLTSTLRYVKGRDVETGLGFEGRDRERDLDLAYVVQSGPLAGLGIRVRNVMARSNYRTDIDENRLILSYTIKVF; encoded by the coding sequence ATGCAAGGTTTCACTGCGCCGCGTTTTTCTTCGTCTGCACGCCTGGCCGGCGGTTGTATTGCCGCCGCTTTGTGTGCAGAGGCCACGGCAGAAGAGGCCGGTTTCATCGAAGGTGCCCGCGCCACGCTGCAGGCGCGCAATTACTTCTTCAGCCGCGACTATGCCGATATCAAGGGCGCCAGCACCCAGTCGCGCACCCAGGAATGGGCGCAGGGGTTTATCCTCAATGCCAGCTCCGGTTATACCCAGGGCACCCTTGGCGTGGGTGTGGATGTTACCGGCCTGCTGGGTTTCAAGCTCGACAGCAGCCCGGAACATGCCCGGTCCGGGTTGCTGCCCAGCCTGGACAGCGGCAAGTCGGCGGACGAATACAGCCGCCTGGGTGCGGCGATCAAGTTCAAGGTGTCGCAAACCGAGCTGAAAGTGGGCGAGTTGATGCCCAACCTGCCGGTGCTGCTGTTCAGCGATTTGCGCCTGCTGCCGCCGACATACCAGGGCGCGATGCTGGAGTCGCGCGAGTTCGCCGGGTTGACCCTGAGCGCCGGCCAGTTCCGCTCCACCAGCCTGCGCGACTCGTCCAACAGCCAGAAGATGTACGCGCTGGTCAACGACCCGATCAACCCGGCGCGGCTGGCGCGTTTTACCAGCGACCGGTTCAACTACGTGGGTGCCGACTATGCCTTCAACGACAACCGTACCAGCGTCGGTGTCTGGCAGGCGCAGTTGGAGGATATCTACCAGCAGCGCTTCTATAGCTTCAAGCATGCCGAGCCGCTGGGGAGCTGGACGCTGGGGGTCAATGCCGGCTACTTCGATGCCCGCGAGGACGGGAGCAAGGTGGCTGGCGACTACGATAACCATGCGCTGTTCAGCCTGTTCTCGGCCAAGACCGGCGGGCATACCTTTTATGTGGGCTATCAGCAGATCGGCGGCGATGACGGCTTTATCCAGGTAGGCGCCAACACCAACCCGATGGGTAATACGCTGCCGACCTATGAGTTCTCGGCGCCGGGTGAACGCTCGTGGCAGGTGCGACATGATTACAATTTTGTCGCCTTGGGGCTTCCAGGGCTGACGTCGACCCTGCGTTATGTGAAGGGGCGGGACGTGGAGACAGGGCTGGGCTTTGAAGGGCGTGACCGCGAGCGTGACCTGGACCTGGCCTACGTCGTGCAAAGCGGGCCGTTGGCCGGGCTTGGGATACGGGTGCGCAATGTGATGGCGCGCTCCAACTACCGGACAGATATAGATGAGAACCGCTTGATTCTGAGTTACACGATCAAGGTGTTCTGA
- a CDS encoding glycine zipper domain-containing protein has translation MRLTLPSLALGLLLCQGAFAGDGTAAIGGGLGGVLGNVVGQQLGGKTGAAIGAGVGGAAGSAVGARKGNRTEAAIGGGLGSAGGSLLGGAVGGKTGSTVGAGLGGAAGGALGNHLGDNNRGSKKHHRHRH, from the coding sequence ATGCGTCTGACTCTGCCTTCCCTTGCCCTCGGCCTGCTGCTATGCCAGGGCGCTTTCGCCGGTGACGGTACTGCCGCCATTGGCGGTGGCCTGGGGGGTGTCCTGGGCAACGTTGTTGGTCAACAGCTCGGCGGCAAGACCGGCGCAGCCATCGGTGCCGGCGTTGGCGGCGCAGCCGGCAGCGCTGTCGGTGCGCGCAAAGGCAACCGTACCGAAGCCGCCATCGGCGGTGGCCTGGGCTCGGCCGGCGGCTCGCTGCTGGGCGGCGCAGTAGGCGGCAAGACCGGTTCGACCGTGGGTGCCGGCCTGGGCGGCGCGGCCGGTGGTGCCCTCGGCAACCATCTGGGCGACAACAACCGCGGCAGCAAGAAGCACCACCGCCACCGTCACTGA
- a CDS encoding phosphotransferase family protein — translation MTLTDQSTQVRPGEELDAAVIDPYFKANIPGLHGLPSISQFPGGASNLTYLVSYPGRDFVLRRPPFGQKAKSAHDMGREYRILNQLNSGFPYCPKAYAHCTDTGLIGGEFYVMERVKGIILRSDIPAELNLDASRTEALCKSFIDRLVELHQVDYTACGLADLGKPEGYVQRQIEGWTSRYEKALTPDAPRWETVTAWLHEKMPADHPRPGIVHNDYRFDNVILDADNPMRIIGVLDWEMATLGDPLMDLGNCLAYWIEAGDPTPVQLMRRQPSNAPGMLSRRQFVDYYAERAGIRLDNFDYYYCYGLFRLAGIVQQIYYRYYHGQTQDKRFAQFIHMNRLLEQMTLQVISKSSL, via the coding sequence ATGACGCTCACCGACCAGTCCACCCAGGTACGCCCCGGCGAAGAACTCGACGCGGCCGTCATCGACCCTTACTTCAAAGCCAATATCCCCGGCCTGCACGGCCTGCCGAGCATCAGCCAGTTTCCTGGCGGCGCCTCCAACCTCACCTACCTGGTCAGCTACCCGGGCCGCGACTTCGTGCTGCGTCGACCACCCTTCGGTCAAAAGGCCAAATCGGCCCACGACATGGGTCGCGAGTACCGCATCCTCAACCAACTGAACAGCGGCTTCCCCTACTGCCCCAAGGCCTACGCACACTGCACCGACACCGGCCTGATCGGCGGCGAGTTCTATGTGATGGAACGGGTCAAGGGCATCATCCTGCGCTCGGACATCCCAGCCGAACTGAACCTGGACGCCAGCCGGACCGAAGCCCTGTGCAAAAGCTTCATCGACCGCCTGGTCGAGCTGCACCAGGTGGACTACACCGCCTGCGGCCTGGCCGACCTGGGCAAGCCGGAGGGCTACGTGCAGCGCCAGATCGAGGGCTGGACCAGCCGTTATGAAAAAGCCCTGACACCGGATGCGCCACGCTGGGAAACGGTAACCGCCTGGCTGCACGAAAAAATGCCGGCCGACCACCCGCGCCCAGGCATCGTGCACAACGACTACCGGTTCGACAACGTCATCCTGGACGCGGACAACCCCATGCGCATCATCGGTGTGCTGGACTGGGAAATGGCCACCCTGGGCGACCCACTCATGGACCTGGGCAACTGCCTAGCCTACTGGATCGAAGCCGGCGACCCGACGCCAGTGCAGTTGATGCGCCGCCAGCCGAGCAACGCGCCGGGCATGCTCAGCCGTCGCCAGTTCGTCGATTACTACGCCGAGCGCGCCGGCATCCGCCTGGACAACTTCGATTACTACTATTGCTATGGCCTGTTCCGCCTGGCAGGCATCGTTCAGCAGATCTACTACCGCTACTACCATGGCCAGACCCAGGACAAGCGTTTCGCCCAGTTCATTCACATGAACCGCTTGCTGGAACAAATGACCTTGCAGGTCATTTCCAAGTCCAGCCTCTGA
- a CDS encoding GGDEF domain-containing protein → MPVEFMVFPAQSRVLPYVVVVGVTFALTLGGILARPIESLSLFWPVNAVLAGVLLRYPRQATFTGFSLVWLAMVGADLLCGSAWVPALWLNLCNLGVVVTLWQLLSRLPRMHRRMRSPHGVLSVFAACAAAAMVAASMAAVMAAPWFEQSLRATWLAWFSEQFSTGVLVLPVLLTAPSVRALVRGGAQPIRLAPLLVLLASLAFSIAFGGPGAIAFPIAALLWCAWTYSPFLVSLLTLTAGSTLIVAVAQNLMHFSVPQSEPGVTTLMSARLGIAMLVLGPLVVACVSQANRSLMARLAHQATVDHLTGVLTRSAFTRRANALLESRQQHAQALPLTLMMLDIDHFKSINDAHGHAVGDQVLRQFASTLQDQLHNDELIARLGGEEFVVILPGLAPERANFTAERLRRAIQDLHVTQADQRLQITVSIGVAGCDADMPAPSLDELLASADQALYRAKARGRNRVEQAEAQRLVI, encoded by the coding sequence TTGCCGGTCGAGTTCATGGTTTTTCCAGCCCAATCGCGCGTGTTGCCTTATGTCGTTGTAGTTGGCGTAACCTTCGCCCTTACCTTGGGCGGTATCCTGGCACGCCCGATCGAATCGCTGTCGCTGTTCTGGCCAGTCAATGCCGTACTGGCCGGCGTACTGCTGCGCTACCCCCGTCAAGCCACGTTTACGGGCTTTAGCCTGGTGTGGCTGGCCATGGTCGGGGCCGACCTGCTGTGTGGCAGCGCCTGGGTACCGGCTCTGTGGTTAAACCTGTGCAATCTTGGCGTGGTGGTCACCCTCTGGCAGCTGCTGTCGCGCTTGCCACGCATGCACCGGCGCATGCGCAGCCCGCACGGCGTACTCAGCGTGTTCGCCGCCTGCGCCGCCGCTGCCATGGTGGCCGCGAGCATGGCAGCGGTAATGGCCGCACCCTGGTTCGAACAGTCGTTGCGCGCCACCTGGCTAGCCTGGTTCAGCGAACAGTTCTCGACCGGCGTGCTGGTGCTGCCGGTGCTGCTTACAGCGCCCTCGGTGCGGGCCTTGGTGCGCGGCGGCGCGCAGCCCATCCGCCTGGCGCCGTTGCTGGTACTGCTGGCCTCGCTGGCATTCAGCATCGCATTCGGTGGCCCTGGGGCCATTGCCTTCCCGATTGCCGCGTTACTGTGGTGTGCCTGGACCTATTCACCGTTTCTGGTTTCATTGCTGACGCTCACGGCCGGCAGTACGCTGATCGTGGCTGTGGCGCAAAACCTCATGCACTTCAGCGTGCCGCAGAGCGAGCCTGGGGTTACCACGCTGATGTCGGCGCGCCTGGGCATCGCCATGCTGGTGCTCGGGCCGCTGGTGGTGGCCTGCGTCAGCCAGGCCAACCGTAGCCTCATGGCCCGCCTGGCGCACCAGGCCACCGTCGACCACCTCACCGGTGTGCTCACCCGCAGCGCCTTCACACGCCGCGCCAACGCGCTGCTGGAGAGCCGTCAACAGCACGCCCAGGCGCTGCCGCTGACCCTGATGATGCTGGACATCGACCACTTCAAGTCGATCAACGATGCCCACGGCCATGCCGTCGGTGACCAGGTGCTGCGCCAATTCGCCAGCACCCTCCAGGACCAGCTGCACAACGATGAGCTGATCGCACGCCTGGGTGGCGAAGAATTCGTTGTCATCCTGCCCGGACTTGCGCCAGAGCGGGCCAACTTCACCGCCGAACGCCTGCGCCGCGCCATACAGGACCTGCACGTGACACAGGCCGACCAGCGCCTGCAGATTACCGTGAGTATCGGTGTGGCAGGCTGCGACGCAGACATGCCGGCCCCCAGCCTCGACGAACTGCTGGCCAGTGCCGACCAGGCGCTGTACCGGGCCAAGGCCCGGGGCCGCAACCGCGTCGAACAGGCCGAAGCACAGCGCCTGGTGATCTGA
- a CDS encoding class I SAM-dependent methyltransferase, which translates to MDRSLQLNRISWDERAPLHAASKDYEVERLVQQHGHLSETVRFDLPLLGDIDGLDTVHLQCHIGTDTLSLARLGAKVCGLDYSKASLAEARALAERCALPIQYVESDVYAADKVLPAGTFDLVYTGIGALCWLPRIEPWARTVAALLKPGGRLFLRDGHPMLMAVNEDHQDRLQLEYPYFEHEAPTVWHTDQTYVETDQRLTHTETHEWNHGLGEVITALLAHGLQLTALVEHQSIPWEALPGQMVKGEDGEYRLREQPARLPLSYTLVAVKA; encoded by the coding sequence ATGGACCGTTCACTGCAACTCAACCGTATAAGCTGGGATGAGCGTGCCCCATTGCACGCCGCTTCGAAGGACTACGAGGTCGAACGCCTGGTCCAGCAACACGGGCACTTGTCCGAAACCGTACGCTTCGACCTGCCATTGCTCGGTGACATCGACGGGCTTGATACGGTCCACTTGCAGTGCCACATCGGCACCGACACCCTGTCGCTGGCGCGCCTTGGCGCCAAGGTTTGCGGCCTGGATTATTCCAAGGCTTCGCTGGCCGAAGCACGGGCATTGGCCGAGCGATGTGCGCTGCCCATCCAGTATGTCGAGTCTGACGTCTATGCCGCCGACAAGGTACTGCCGGCGGGTACGTTCGACCTGGTCTACACCGGTATTGGCGCGCTCTGCTGGCTGCCCCGCATCGAGCCATGGGCACGCACCGTCGCGGCACTGCTGAAACCGGGCGGGCGACTGTTCCTGCGCGACGGGCATCCGATGCTGATGGCTGTCAACGAAGATCATCAGGACCGCCTGCAGCTCGAATATCCGTATTTCGAGCACGAAGCGCCGACGGTGTGGCACACCGACCAGACCTACGTCGAAACCGATCAACGCCTGACCCACACCGAAACCCACGAGTGGAACCACGGCCTGGGTGAAGTGATCACCGCCTTGCTGGCTCACGGCCTGCAGCTGACAGCGCTGGTCGAGCACCAGAGCATCCCCTGGGAGGCGCTGCCAGGGCAGATGGTCAAGGGCGAAGACGGCGAATATCGCCTGCGCGAGCAGCCTGCACGCCTGCCCCTGAGTTACACCTTGGTCGCCGTCAAAGCCTGA
- a CDS encoding SDR family oxidoreductase: MSKTHLFDLDGKIAFVSGASRGIGEAIAHLLAQQGAHVIVSSRKLDGCQQVADAIIAAGGKATAVACHIGELEQIQQVFAGIREQFGRLDVLVNNAATNPQFCNVLDTDPGAFQKTVDVNIRGYFFMSVEAGKLMRENGGGSIINVASINGVSPGLFQGIYSVTKAAVINMTKVFAKECAPFGIRCNALLPGLTDTKFASALVKNEEILNAALQQIPLKRVADPKEMAGAVLYLASDASSYTTGTTLNVDGGFLS, from the coding sequence ATGTCCAAGACCCACCTGTTCGACCTCGACGGCAAGATTGCCTTTGTTTCCGGCGCCAGCCGTGGCATCGGCGAGGCCATCGCCCACTTGCTCGCGCAGCAAGGGGCCCATGTGATCGTTTCCAGCCGCAAGCTTGACGGGTGCCAGCAGGTGGCCGACGCCATCATTGCCGCCGGCGGCAAGGCCACGGCTGTGGCCTGCCACATTGGTGAGCTGGAACAGATTCAGCAGGTGTTCGCCGGCATTCGCGAACAGTTCGGGCGACTGGACGTGCTGGTCAACAATGCAGCCACCAACCCGCAATTCTGCAATGTGCTGGACACCGACCCAGGGGCGTTCCAGAAGACCGTGGACGTGAACATCCGTGGTTACTTCTTCATGTCGGTGGAGGCTGGCAAGCTGATGCGCGAGAACGGCGGCGGCAGCATCATCAACGTGGCGTCGATCAACGGTGTTTCACCCGGGCTGTTCCAAGGCATCTACTCGGTGACCAAGGCGGCGGTCATCAACATGACCAAGGTGTTCGCCAAAGAGTGTGCACCCTTCGGTATTCGCTGCAACGCGCTACTGCCGGGGCTGACCGATACCAAGTTCGCTTCGGCATTGGTGAAGAACGAAGAGATCCTCAACGCCGCCTTGCAGCAGATCCCCCTCAAACGCGTGGCCGACCCCAAGGAAATGGCGGGTGCGGTGCTGTACCTGGCCAGCGATGCCTCCAGCTACACCACCGGCACCACGCTCAATGTCGACGGTGGCTTCCTGTCCTGA